A region of Paractinoplanes abujensis DNA encodes the following proteins:
- a CDS encoding LLM class F420-dependent oxidoreductase — protein sequence MTSRPVRVGLQIQPQHADYQTIRRAVREAEELGVDILFNWDHFYPLRGEPEGLHFECWTMLAAWAEQTSRAEIGALVTCNSYRNPELLADMARTVDHVSEGRLILGIGSGWFEKDYQEYGYEFGTAGGRLDALAEALPRIESRFAKLNPAPTRKIPVLIGGGGEKKTLRLVARHADIWHGFGDAETVERKVGILRQHCADVGRDPAEIEISTAAQGKPADVGPTLLNLGVSLFTVSASGPDYDLSDLREWLVWRDAVNG from the coding sequence ATGACTTCGAGGCCCGTCCGCGTCGGACTGCAGATCCAGCCCCAGCACGCCGACTACCAGACCATCCGTCGTGCCGTCCGCGAGGCCGAGGAGCTCGGCGTCGACATCCTGTTCAACTGGGATCACTTCTATCCGCTGCGCGGCGAGCCCGAGGGTCTGCACTTCGAGTGCTGGACGATGCTGGCCGCCTGGGCCGAGCAGACCTCCCGGGCCGAGATCGGCGCCCTGGTCACCTGTAACAGTTACCGCAACCCGGAGCTGCTGGCCGACATGGCCCGCACCGTCGACCACGTCAGCGAGGGCCGGCTCATCCTGGGCATCGGCTCGGGGTGGTTCGAGAAGGACTACCAGGAGTACGGCTACGAGTTCGGCACGGCCGGCGGCCGTCTGGACGCGCTGGCCGAGGCGCTGCCGCGGATCGAGTCGCGGTTCGCCAAGCTCAACCCCGCGCCCACCCGCAAGATCCCCGTGCTGATCGGCGGGGGCGGCGAGAAGAAGACCCTGCGCCTGGTGGCCCGGCACGCCGACATCTGGCACGGCTTCGGCGACGCCGAGACCGTCGAGCGCAAGGTCGGCATCCTCCGGCAGCACTGCGCCGACGTGGGCCGCGACCCGGCCGAGATCGAGATCTCCACCGCCGCCCAGGGCAAGCCCGCCGACGTCGGACCCACGCTGCTCAACCTGGGCGTCTCGCTGTTCACCGTGAGCGCCAGCGGC